In the Bremerella alba genome, one interval contains:
- a CDS encoding ABC transporter ATP-binding protein, giving the protein MIATRTPVIELRRLHRFFGRTKAVHDVSFEVYPGQVFGYIGPNGAGKTTSMRILATLDLPTAGDALIDGYSVINDPDRVRRRLGFMPDAFGVYANVNCREYLDFFARSYGLRGRDRRMAMDKTMEFTGLDALAEKPISGLSKGMKQRLCLGRSMIHDPAVMILDEPAAGLDPRARIELREMIARLAQHDKTILVSSHILTELAEMCDVVGIIEQGQLLATGSVADIQRGQLTQSRVRVRVLENTDSLAKWLSEKDGFNEIVTDGQLLHFSHVGERAEEAVLLKEMIEAGFCIAEFGARHSTLEDVFLNVTKGRVQ; this is encoded by the coding sequence ATGATTGCGACACGTACGCCGGTGATTGAGCTTCGTCGATTGCATCGTTTTTTTGGACGCACCAAGGCCGTTCACGATGTTTCGTTCGAAGTGTACCCGGGCCAGGTTTTCGGCTACATCGGCCCCAACGGCGCTGGCAAAACGACCAGCATGCGGATTCTCGCCACGCTCGATCTGCCGACCGCTGGGGATGCGTTGATCGATGGCTACTCCGTGATCAACGATCCCGATCGTGTTCGTCGGCGATTGGGCTTCATGCCCGATGCGTTTGGCGTTTATGCCAACGTGAACTGCCGGGAATACCTCGACTTCTTTGCTCGATCCTACGGACTGCGTGGTCGAGATCGCCGGATGGCGATGGACAAGACGATGGAGTTCACCGGGCTGGACGCCCTGGCCGAGAAGCCTATCAGTGGTTTATCGAAGGGTATGAAGCAGCGTTTGTGTTTGGGTCGATCGATGATCCATGACCCGGCGGTGATGATCCTGGACGAGCCGGCGGCAGGCCTAGACCCTCGGGCACGGATTGAACTGCGGGAAATGATTGCTCGTCTCGCCCAGCATGATAAGACGATCCTCGTCAGCTCGCACATCCTGACCGAATTGGCGGAAATGTGCGATGTGGTCGGAATCATCGAGCAGGGACAGCTTTTAGCGACCGGGAGCGTTGCCGACATTCAACGAGGCCAACTCACCCAGAGCCGCGTACGTGTTCGCGTTCTCGAGAATACCGACTCTCTCGCCAAGTGGCTCTCCGAGAAGGATGGCTTCAACGAGATTGTCACCGATGGTCAGCTGCTCCATTTTTCGCACGTCGGGGAACGAGCAGAAGAGGCCGTTTTACTCAAAGAAATGATTGAGGCCGGATTTTGCATTGCAGAGTTCGGGGCACGGCATTCTACGCTCGAGGATGTCTTCCTCAATGTGACGAAAGGTCGGGTTCAATGA
- a CDS encoding SDR family oxidoreductase, giving the protein MSVRKIVLTGATKGLGRAMADGFIATGHQVAGCGRSADKIDQLNEQYGDPHRFDVVDVTNWHDVKQWGKSVNENFGVPDLLINNAAIINENKPLWRVPVGEFSQMIDINIQGVFHVIKAFVPAMVERGQGTIINFSSGWGRSTSPEVGPYCATKYAIEGMTKSLAQELPAGMAAIPLGPGMIHTEMLEKCFADGASSAPKPSDWASYAVPFILSLGAEENGESISIVK; this is encoded by the coding sequence ATGTCCGTTCGGAAAATTGTCCTTACCGGCGCCACCAAGGGGCTCGGTCGAGCGATGGCCGATGGATTTATCGCTACGGGTCATCAGGTCGCTGGTTGTGGACGATCGGCCGACAAGATTGATCAGCTAAACGAACAGTATGGCGATCCTCACCGTTTTGACGTGGTCGATGTCACCAACTGGCATGACGTCAAACAGTGGGGCAAGTCGGTCAACGAAAACTTCGGTGTGCCCGACCTGTTGATCAACAATGCAGCAATTATCAACGAGAACAAGCCACTCTGGCGAGTCCCGGTGGGCGAGTTTTCACAGATGATCGACATCAACATCCAAGGCGTCTTTCACGTCATCAAAGCGTTTGTCCCGGCGATGGTCGAGCGCGGCCAAGGTACCATCATCAACTTCAGTTCCGGTTGGGGTCGATCGACTTCGCCCGAAGTCGGCCCCTACTGCGCGACGAAGTACGCCATTGAAGGCATGACCAAGTCACTCGCTCAAGAGTTGCCAGCCGGGATGGCCGCAATTCCCCTGGGCCCCGGCATGATCCACACCGAGATGTTGGAGAAATGCTTCGCCGACGGGGCCTCGAGCGCACCGAAGCCATCGGACTGGGCGTCGTACGCGGTACCGTTTATCCTTTCGCTCGGGGCTGAGGAAAACGGCGAGTCGATTAGCATTGTCAAGTAA
- a CDS encoding metallopeptidase family protein, with protein sequence MDQQSREHFDLHLEAVLAILPESIATLLDRVPMIVEDYPSDALVRELGLHNRRQLCGLYTGIPLTSRSIEGPAVPSDAIQIFREGILSQTRFLNGQITAPGLREQIRITILHELGHHFGMTEEDLDELGYG encoded by the coding sequence ATGGATCAACAATCCCGAGAGCACTTCGATCTTCATCTCGAGGCCGTGCTGGCGATCTTGCCAGAGTCGATCGCGACGCTGCTCGACCGGGTTCCCATGATTGTCGAGGACTATCCGTCCGATGCGTTGGTGCGAGAGCTCGGTTTGCATAACCGACGTCAGCTTTGCGGTCTCTATACGGGAATTCCGTTGACCAGTCGGTCGATCGAGGGGCCGGCGGTTCCTTCCGATGCGATTCAGATCTTTCGCGAAGGGATTTTGTCACAAACTCGCTTTCTCAACGGACAGATCACCGCCCCGGGACTGCGCGAACAGATTCGCATTACCATCCTGCACGAGTTAGGGCATCATTTTGGAATGACTGAGGAAGATCTCGACGAACTTGGCTACGGCTGA
- a CDS encoding peptide chain release factor family protein, with protein MPSGIDHPAAWPVPELLKRCDVKRLRRGGPGGQHRNKVETAVIVHDPVSGQSGEGNERRSQEANRQVAIFRLRVNLAIHVIDEIDLSATPSELWRSRLRSGKVSVNPTHDDFPALLAEAITVLQAESWDVSAAATRLGCSTSQLVKFLKNESAAFALLNRHRDQLGLKRLK; from the coding sequence ATGCCAAGCGGAATCGATCATCCGGCAGCCTGGCCGGTACCAGAGCTTTTGAAACGCTGCGACGTCAAACGGCTTCGTCGCGGCGGTCCAGGCGGACAGCATCGCAACAAGGTCGAAACGGCCGTGATCGTTCACGATCCTGTATCGGGCCAGTCGGGAGAAGGGAACGAGCGTCGTAGCCAGGAAGCCAACCGCCAGGTTGCCATCTTCCGTCTGCGAGTCAATCTGGCAATTCATGTGATTGACGAAATCGACCTCTCGGCCACGCCCAGCGAACTTTGGCGGTCGCGGCTGCGTAGTGGAAAAGTCTCGGTCAATCCTACCCACGACGACTTCCCAGCACTGTTGGCAGAAGCCATAACTGTACTACAAGCCGAGAGTTGGGATGTTTCGGCAGCGGCAACGCGGCTAGGCTGCTCGACCAGTCAGCTGGTCAAATTCCTGAAAAATGAATCGGCGGCCTTTGCGCTGCTGAATCGTCATCGAGACCAACTCGGCCTAAAACGGCTGAAATAG
- the nadE gene encoding NAD(+) synthase, with amino-acid sequence MLNIKVAAAVLNQTPLDWEGNTKNILQALETAKAEGASVVCLPELCITGYGCEDAFLSAGMRRMAWDKLQELLPATEGLVACFGLPISYRGLVFNVAAIAADGQLQGLVPKRNLAGDGIHYEPRWFKPWPTGKRAFYEEGDQKIPLGDLVFNFDGVMMGLEICEDAWVASRPGGRLAELGVDLILNPSASHFAFEKQDVRRRFVLEGSRAFHSAYVYANLVGNESGRAIYDGGAMVASGGRLLAEAPRFSFQDTIVTTAVVDIDVNRMNRAKSDAFVLNFDAAYEQVVEADFALAHCEPEVRAVSSEGWEDSEYLKEEEFIRAVTLALFDYLRKSRSQGFVVSLSGGADSAAVATLCAYMVQFALKDLGLERFVKKLAYIGGLEGLVDASEINQRLLTCVYQATRNSGEVTFNAAKEVAETFGANFHRIDIDDLVERYRELGEEVIGRPLTWEQDDIALQNIQARTRSPSIWLVANVKNALLLSTSNRSEAAVGYATMDGDTSGGLCPISGIDKAFLREWLIWMEQEGPAGVGCFPALELINQQQPTAELRPADQKQTDEGDLMPYTVLDTIERLAIRDKQTAIEVFTQLRQRYPVYTLRELGGFIQRFFQLWSRNQWKRERYAPGFHLDDENLDPKTWCRFPILSGGFRMELQIMWDQINELEPEQSESESES; translated from the coding sequence GTGCTCAACATCAAAGTCGCGGCCGCAGTTCTTAATCAAACTCCCTTGGATTGGGAGGGAAACACCAAGAACATTCTTCAGGCCCTCGAAACGGCTAAAGCCGAAGGCGCTTCGGTGGTTTGCTTGCCGGAACTCTGTATTACCGGCTATGGCTGCGAAGACGCGTTTCTCTCGGCAGGCATGCGGCGCATGGCCTGGGACAAACTGCAAGAGCTTCTCCCAGCTACCGAAGGCCTGGTCGCGTGTTTCGGACTGCCGATATCTTACCGTGGTCTTGTCTTCAACGTCGCCGCGATTGCCGCCGATGGGCAATTGCAGGGGTTGGTGCCCAAAAGAAATCTGGCCGGAGATGGCATCCATTACGAACCCCGCTGGTTCAAACCATGGCCTACCGGAAAGCGGGCTTTCTACGAAGAAGGAGATCAGAAGATTCCGCTAGGAGACCTCGTTTTCAACTTCGACGGCGTGATGATGGGTCTGGAAATCTGCGAAGATGCCTGGGTCGCTAGCCGGCCCGGAGGCCGCTTAGCCGAGTTGGGCGTCGACTTGATTTTGAATCCGAGTGCCAGCCATTTCGCGTTTGAGAAACAAGACGTACGTCGACGCTTCGTTTTGGAAGGATCGCGTGCGTTTCATTCGGCATACGTTTATGCCAACCTCGTGGGAAATGAATCGGGACGAGCGATCTACGACGGAGGCGCAATGGTCGCCTCGGGGGGACGGCTGCTCGCCGAAGCGCCCCGCTTTAGTTTTCAAGATACCATTGTGACTACTGCGGTGGTCGATATCGATGTGAACCGGATGAACCGCGCCAAGAGCGACGCGTTTGTCTTGAACTTTGACGCAGCCTACGAGCAGGTCGTCGAGGCCGACTTCGCCTTGGCGCACTGCGAGCCGGAAGTGCGTGCCGTCTCGTCGGAAGGGTGGGAGGATTCCGAGTACTTGAAGGAAGAAGAGTTTATCCGGGCCGTGACGCTCGCACTGTTCGACTACCTTCGCAAGAGCCGTTCGCAAGGGTTCGTGGTTTCACTGTCCGGAGGAGCGGACTCGGCGGCCGTGGCGACCTTGTGTGCCTATATGGTGCAGTTCGCCTTGAAAGATCTCGGCTTAGAGCGGTTTGTCAAAAAACTAGCCTATATCGGTGGATTGGAAGGCCTGGTCGACGCCAGCGAGATCAATCAGAGACTGCTAACGTGCGTCTATCAGGCCACACGCAACAGTGGTGAGGTGACCTTCAATGCCGCGAAGGAAGTCGCGGAAACGTTCGGTGCGAATTTCCATCGCATCGATATCGATGATCTTGTAGAGCGATATCGGGAACTCGGCGAGGAAGTGATCGGGCGGCCCCTTACCTGGGAGCAGGATGACATCGCCTTGCAGAATATCCAAGCACGCACGCGTTCGCCTAGTATTTGGTTAGTGGCCAACGTAAAGAACGCCTTGCTGCTTTCGACCAGCAATCGCTCGGAGGCCGCCGTGGGTTACGCAACCATGGATGGTGATACTAGCGGCGGACTATGTCCTATCTCAGGGATCGACAAAGCGTTTCTGCGCGAGTGGCTGATCTGGATGGAACAAGAGGGCCCCGCGGGCGTTGGCTGCTTCCCGGCGCTGGAATTGATCAACCAACAACAGCCCACCGCCGAGCTTCGTCCGGCCGATCAGAAGCAAACCGACGAAGGGGATCTGATGCCGTACACGGTCCTCGATACAATCGAACGCCTGGCGATTCGCGACAAGCAGACAGCGATCGAAGTCTTCACACAGCTTCGGCAGCGTTACCCCGTTTATACGTTGCGAGAGCTCGGAGGCTTCATACAACGCTTCTTCCAACTTTGGAGCCGCAATCAATGGAAGCGGGAACGGTACGCTCCTGGTTTTCATCTCGATGACGAAAACCTCGATCCGAAAACGTGGTGCCGGTTCCCGATTCTTTCAGGCGGGTTCCGCATGGAACTGCAAATCATGTGGGACCAAATCAACGAGCTCGAGCCGGAACAGTCCGAATCGGAAAGCGAAAGCTAA